A window of Patagioenas fasciata isolate bPatFas1 chromosome 5, bPatFas1.hap1, whole genome shotgun sequence contains these coding sequences:
- the LOC136102249 gene encoding dispanin subfamily A member 2b-like, giving the protein MERSLSLGPLLPPYEPLPEPGEAEGLPPSVVVPVEPPPPPRDHLAWSLCTALYGNVCCLGFLALVFSVKSRDRKVLSDYSGALSYGSTAKYLNITALLLNIFLVILIIALMATGAFATMNFYYHKQEQPESVFGPT; this is encoded by the exons ATGGAGCGGTCGCTGTCGCTGGGGCCGCTGCTGCCGCCCTACGAGCCGCTGCCCGAGCCGGGGGAGGCGGAGGGGCTGCCCCCCAGCGTCGTCGTGCCCGtggagcccccgccgcccccccgcgaCCACCTGGCCTGGTCGCTCTGCACCGCGCTCTACGGCAACGTCTGCTGCCTGGGCTTCCTGGCGCTCGTCTTCTCCGTCAAG TCCAGGGACCGCAAAGTCCTCAGTGACTACAGCGGGGCGCTCAGCTACGGCTCCACCGCCAAGTACCTGAACATCACCGCCCTGCTGCTCAACATCTTCCTCGTCATCCTCATCATCGCCCTGATGGCTACCGGCGCTTTTGCCACCATGAACTTCTACTACCACAAGCAAGAGCAACCAGAATCTGTCTTCGGCCCCACTTAG